From one Triticum aestivum cultivar Chinese Spring chromosome 4B, IWGSC CS RefSeq v2.1, whole genome shotgun sequence genomic stretch:
- the LOC123090044 gene encoding serine/arginine repetitive matrix protein 1: MGRHLCCFRDAAALVCCINAAGRPQHRRRPATAQHRRRPAPPRHRGPSPPLPATAALPCARPSTVLGRGTAPSPRPSRPPRPSRPPRPSRPPRRAPRPSPPPQPASPLQSSPQSSDHGSRGAGGRTPAAPDLKLLLPLFLTPVRSSSSRVPPRAAGRWSPTSSHHGFDTPVLFFSSGRIDFLLNSEISSVVQVRETCRVLLREEFEDSLENPDPVPLALLTTDQANLAVQADSNVGSGCG, encoded by the exons CCGCCGGACGACCCcagcaccgccgccggcccgccaccgcccagcaccgccgccggcccgcccctccccgccaccgcGGCCCTTCcccgcccctccccgccaccgcagccctcCCCTGCGCCCGTCCCTCCACCGTTCTAGGCCGCGGCACCGCCCCCtccccgcggccctcccggccaccgcggccctcccggccaccgcggccctcccggccaccGCGGCGTGCCCCGCGGccctccccgccaccgcagcccgccTCTCCTCTCCAGTCCTCACCTCAGAGCTCAGACCATGGATCTCGTGGCGCCGGCGGCCGCACGCCCGCTGCACCGGATCTGaagcttctcctccccctcttcctcacCCCGGTCAGATCTTCTTCGTCTCGtgttcctccccgcgccgccggccgctGGTCCCCGACCTCATCCCACCATGGATTTGACACCCCCGTGCTCTTCTTCTCTTCAGGCAG GATCGACTTCCTTCTCAATAGTGAAATTTCTTCTGTTGTTCAAGTGAGAGAAACATGCAG AGTCCTTCTCAGGGAGGAGTTCGAGGACAGTCTTGAAAATCCAGATCCGGTACCTTTGGCGTTGTTGACGACAGACCAAGCTAACCTTGCGGTTCAGGCGGACTCGAATGTTGGATCTGGATGCGGGTAG